The segment TGTGTGACGAACCTCGCTGCGCTGATATTAATTGATCGCGGCCTTTTGGATCCAGACGAAAAAGTCGCCAAGTACTGGCCGGAATTCGCGGCCAATGGAAAGGAAAACGTCGAGGTCCGACATTTCTTGAGCCACACGTCGGGGCTGGCGGCTTGGGACTGCCCCATCACAACCGAGGCTATTTACGACGTGCCAAACGCTGCGGCAAAGCTGGCCCGGCAGTCGCCTTGGTGGACGCCCGGTACGGCTTCTGGATATCATCTCGTGAGCCAGGGCCACCTCGTGGGCGAGCTCGTCAAAAGGGTCAGTGGCAAGTCGCTCGAGGAATTTGTCCGGACGGAGATTGCGGAGCCTCTCGGCGCCGACTTTCACATAGGTGCCCAAGAGGAGGATTGGGAGCGAATCTGTGACATGattccgccgccgccgccgtccacaCCCCCGGGGAATGTTGACGTGGATAGTGTCCAGATGAAGGCGTTCATGGGTACTCCCATCAAGGGAGAATACGCTGGAACTCCCGAGTTTCGCAAGGCGGAATTGGGGGGCATGGGAGGTTTTGCCAATGCGCGGTCTATCGCGGCCATTCTCTCCGTCATCAGCCTTGGTGGCTCTGTGGGCGGGAAACGACTTCTCTCGGAGAGGACAATAGATTTGATCTTCAAGGAGCAGGCTAGTGGCAAGGATTTGGTGCTCCTTGTTCCGATTACGTGGGGAACTGGATTCGCTCTCCCCAATGGATCTGTGCCAAATggatggtttccaaaggGCCGAATTTGCTACTGGGTTGGATGGGGTGGTTCCGCTGGTGTCATGGACTTGGATAGGAAGATGACTGTAGGCTATGCGCTTAATAAGATGGGCGAAGGGGTGGTTGGGACCGCGCGGACCGAGGCATACGTCCGTGCCATATATTCAGCACTGTCCGAAGCTGGGAGTTCCAACTAGACAATATACTGCCTCTCGAGACTGTTTAGATAATACGCCTGAGCTTCATAGATTGTTGTAAATATGCCATGGCCTAACAAGAAGTACGGATAACGCCATGCACCGTCTTTTTTCCCATCCCCCCTGCTAACCAGAACTTCTCAAACATGCAAGTTCATCTTGCACAACCGCCTATTTAcataattttataataggCATATGCAAATATCAAGCGCCTTGTCAG is part of the Metarhizium brunneum chromosome 4, complete sequence genome and harbors:
- the lact-2_0 gene encoding Beta-lactamase domain-containing protein 2, with protein sequence MTSINGECDAKFAKVRQLLQQQLASGDELGASICVNINGKNVVDIWGGHVNADRTRAWTKDTLCAVWSTTKCVTNLAALILIDRGLLDPDEKVAKYWPEFAANGKENVEVRHFLSHTSGLAAWDCPITTEAIYDVPNAAAKLARQSPWWTPGTASGYHLVSQGHLVGELVKRVSGKSLEEFVRTEIAEPLGADFHIGAQEEDWERICDMIPPPPPSTPPGNVDVDSVQMKAFMGTPIKGEYAGTPEFRKAELGGMGGFANARSIAAILSVISLGGSVGGKRLLSERTIDLIFKEQASGKDLVLLVPITWGTGFALPNGSVPNGWFPKGRICYWVGWGGSAGVMDLDRKMTVGYALNKMGEGVVGTARTEAYVRAIYSALSEAGSSN